The Streptomyces sp. NBC_00775 genome includes the window GCGAGGCGAACGGCCGGCCCGGGGCGGGGACCAGTGGCGCCGGGGTAGCGGATGTCCTCGGTGCTGCACAGCAGCCATGGCAGGTCCGCGGTGCGACACACGGTCCGCTGGATGCGGTGGCAGTCGGTCGACGACGTGAGTGCGCTCAGTCCGGTGGTCCGCAGCGCCTGGCGCAGGGCGAGCGCACTGTGCGCGGCGACGCTCATTCCTTGTCCGTACAGCGGGTTGAACGTGGTGGCGGCGTCGCCGATCACGAGGAGTCCGGCGGGCCAGGCCGGGGCCCGGTCGTAGTGGTGGCGGCGGTTGGCGGTGTTGCGGTGAACGACGGTCCGGCCGGCCGGTTCGGTCCTGTCGAGGAGTTCGGCGATCAGGGGGTGGCGCAGGGAAGCGGCGAAGCGGCGGAAACCCGCATCGTCGGTCGGCGGGTGCGCGCCGCGGGTGCCGGAGAGGGTGACCATCCAACAGCCGTTCTCCACCCGCAGGAAGAAGCCTCCCCGCCCAGGCTCGCCGCACCGCGGGTCGGGCTGGACGGTGACGCAGTCGGGCAGGGGCTGCGCTGCGGTGGGCCGGAGCAGCCGGCTGGCGTAGGCGAGCTGGGAGTCGACCACGGTGGTGTGTACAGGGGGCAGGCCGAGTCCGGTGAGCCACCGTGGGGTTCGGGTGGAGCGGCCGGTGGCATCGACCACGAGGGTCGCGGCCAGTGTGCTCTCCGCCCCATCGGGGCGGCTGCGGGTGAGCACTCCGGTGACCCGTCCGGCGGAGCCGAGCAGACCGACTGCCTCGGTGGCCGGCAGGAAGCGGACCTGTGGGGTGAGGCGGGTGCGCAAGGTGTGCTCGACCAGGGGCCGGGTGGCTCCCACGATGTAGTGCCGGCTGGGGAAGGGGTGCATCCAGCCGTGCGGGCCGTAAATCTGCGTCTGGTGCGGCAGCCCGATGCGGTGTGCGCCGAGGGAGTACAGGGCATCCATGGTCCCCGGCAGCAGGGCATCCATGGCCTCGGCGCCGCTGGACAGCAGTCCGTGCAGATGGCGTCCCTGAGGTACACCGGCACGCGGGGCCGGACCGGCGGGCGGCCGGTCCCGGTCGAGGACCGTAACCTGTGCGCCGTGGGAGGCCAGTGCGGCCGCGGCAGTCAGTCCGGCGATACCGCACCCCAGCACAATCACCTGGGCGGTCATGGCTGCTGCACTCCTCGATTCAGCCCGCGGGGCGCTGCCGCGGGTGCTGTCCGAGGGCTCCCGCCCGCCGCCAGGGCTGCGGCCACCTGGTCGGCGTCCGTCGCCCGGCAGGGCGGGCCCACCATCGTCGCGTCACGGGGCAGGCAGGCAGCGGTGAGTACGCCTCTGCGCAGGACGGGCCCATCGGGCAGGGTGTCGCGCTCGGCGATCGTGACTGTGTCCAGGTGCGGGGCGAGTGCCACGGCGGCGGTCAATCCGGCGATGCCGCGGCTGAGGACCAGCGCATGCCCGCTCACGGCTGGTCCTCGATCTGGGCGCGGCTGATGTCGGCGCCGAGCGTTACGGCGCTTTGGATGATCTCCGCCGGCCAGGGTCCGGGCTCGTAGTGGTCACCACGTCGGTGGGCGCTGGCCCACATCTGCTCTCCTCGGGCGACGAGTTCGCCGTCTTCTTGGCCCGGCTCGGTGATGCGGTGGTACTCGAACTCTGCCTTCATCAGGTGCATGCGTGCCCAGGGGACGGTGATCCGGATCGCGACCCGGTCGCCGTACCAGAGTTCCTTGAGGTATTCGCAGGAGCAGGACTGGGTGAGCATGGCGTAGTCGCCGGAGATGTCGCTGCTGAACATGGGCGCGGTGAGGATTCCTGCCTGCTCGCGGCAGCGGCCCTGCCAGTCGATGAGGCGGGCGTAGTAGACGGGGCCGACGGCGCTGGTGTCGCCGGCGGTGACGGTGTGTTCGAGCGTGAACCAGCGCTCGGGTGTGCCCGTCCGGCTGCCGGTGCCGGTCGTTGTTCCGCTGCGGCGGGTCACGTCGTTGAGGTGCGTCATGGGGTTTCTCCCGGGGCGGGCAGGGTGACGAGGGCGGTCGCGTACCCCGTGCGGTGCGGGACGGGACGGGTGACCGGCCAGGCGGCCGGCGGGGCCGTCAGGTCGTACGCCAGGCATGGGCCATACATCCGGCACGGACCGTCGGCCGACGTGGCCAGGGCGATGTCGACCTCGGTGAAGCAGCGGGCCAGGGCTCGCCCGGTGGCCTTGGCGACGGCCTCCTTCGCCGTCCCTACGGCGTGGAAGGCGAGGGGCCGTTCGCGCGGCGCGAATTCGGTCACGGCGGCCCGCTCACGCGGCGTGAGGGCGTAGCGCAGCATGCGTCCGGTGGCCCGGTCCGCGCGGAGGCATTCGGCGTCCACGCCCACCGGTGACCCGTCTCCGGTCACCGCGAGGGCCGCGAGCGGCCCGCTGTGGGAGATGCTGAACCGGGTGTGCGGATGTCCGGCCAGTTCCGGTCGGCCGTACCGGTCCGTGGTGATGGTGACCTCCCGCACCGGCAGTCCGGTGCGGTGTGCGGGCGTCTGCTTGATCAGGGCTCGGCGGACCACGAAGCGCCGCCGCAGCAGTGCGGTGGGCAGGGCGCGGGCCCGCTGCTGCTCGGCCGCGTCGAGCAGCGGCCACCAGCGGTCGGTCGGCCGGTCGAGGCTGAGCCAGAACACGTCGGCGATGGGGGCGGGGGCGGGGCGCGTCATGGCCGCCACTCCGGGTAGTGGACCGCCGCCGGGAGCTGGTCCGTGACGTGCATCTCGACGCCGGTGACGGCCAGTTGGACCTCTCCGTTGCGCGTTGCCGCCACCGCACGGTCGTCCTCGGTCCGGAACCACAGGTGCAGGCCCTCGGGATGGTCGCGGACGAGTTCGGTGTCGGTGGAACCGGTGAACAGGTCAATGCGGGCGATGGCGACGGGTACGCCCATGACGTGGTCGCCTTCTGGCTGCGGCGGGTAGCGGAACAGGCGGGCGGTGGAGTCGATGAGCAGGGCCGGTACGGCGATGCGCGAGAAGATTCCGTCGGATTCGAGCCGGGGCAGCCAGAGCGCCTCGCTCCCCTCGGGGCCCGCGCAGGGGCGCAGGTTGGTCCGCCAGACGCCGGAGAGCTGGACCGAGCAGTCGGGGCGGGCGGTCGGGCACTCCTCCATCGGGGGCTGCGGAGGCGGGGCGGGCAGCGGAGGCGGTGAGGGCCGCTCGCCGAGAACGACGCCGACGCGGCAGTGCGGGCGCCCCTGCCGCAGTATCCGGCCGGTGCGCGCGACCAGGTCGGAACGGAGTTCGACCCGGACCCGCCCCGTCCCTGTCACGTCGGCTGTGATGTGGCAGACGGCCTCGGCGCTCTTCGGGGCGGTGTAGAAGGGTTCTTCGATGATCACGTCCCGGAAGCCGGTCACGTCGGTGCCGGGCAGCAGCTGCCGGGCAGCTTCGGCGGCCAAAGCGAGCATCATCACCGCGGGCAGCAACGGGCGCCCGTCGACGAGGTGTTCGGCGAGATAGGTGTCGCGGCGCGGATCGGGGCGCCAGATCCACCGGGCGTCGGTGGCGGTGACCTGGTCCGGCGGCCCGAGCAGCCCGCCCTCGAGCGACGGATCCGGGGCGAACCCCGTTGCGCCACCGGTGCTCCAGGCCTGCCCGAGCAGGGGTGCGGGGTCGAGGGGGCGGGGGAAGGCGAGTTCGGCGAGGAAGGCGGCGGCCCCCTCGGCGTTGCTCATGCCGTCGGTGCCCAGGCGCCGGGCGATGCCGCCGGCGAGGTCCTTGACCATGCCGGTGTCCCGCCACAGACCCCAGCCGATCGTCACCTCCTGCGTCGTGTCCTCACCTCCCGGCCCCTGCTGTTCGGCGCGCGCGGCGGCGAGCAGGTATTCGTTGGCCGCCGCGTAGTCCGTGTCGCCCGCGTAGCCGGTCAGGCCGCTCGCGGATCCGAAGCTGCACCACAGGCGTGGTGCCGGGTCGGCGAACGCCTCCTTCAAGTGGTGGTATCCGGCGACCTTGGTGTCGCGCACCGCGCGGAAGTCGTCCAGCGTCTTGTCCGCGGCGGCGGCCGACCGGATCTGCCCCGCTCCGTGGATCAGCAGATCTACGCGGCCGTCCTGTTCGTGGACGCGCCGGGCCGCCCGTACGACCTGGTCGCGGTCGCGCAGGTCGCACACCAGGTAGTGGACGCGGTCGACGCCGCACAGGGTGCGCAGGGTGCGCAGGGTCAGCTGGATCTCGCGGGACCGCAAAAGCGCGTTGAAGCGCCGGTTGAGCGAGCCGACCGGGAGACCGGCGCCGGTGCGCAGCTCGCGCGCCAGCCAGGCGCGGCGGGCCTCGGTGAGCCGGTCATCGGGGGTGTCGAGCAGCTCGCCCGGAACATCCCCCTCCGGGGTGGTGCCCAGGAGCCAGATCCGGGGCCTCGCCAGGCCCGCCAGCGCGAGGAGGCACGCCGCGGTGGCGCCGCGCGCGCCGCCGGTCGCGACCACCACGGAGTTCCGGTCCAGCGGCGGTGTCGCGGTGCGGCGATCGGCGGGCAGCGGGGCGTCACACACCGCTTCGGCGTACCGCAGCCCCTGGCGGTACTGGACGACGGTCCGGTCGCGGCGCGCGGTCCGCTCGGCCGCGACCTGCGCGAGCCCGGACTCCAGACCGGCGTCGCTGACCACTGCGCAGACCGGGCACTTCAGTTCCAGGGCGAGGCTGCGCAGAAAGCCGGTGAGCAGTGTGAGATGGGGGTGGGTGGTGTGGCCGCGCAACGGGTCGAGCAGCAGTGCCGCGACTGATCCGGCGGCGTCGGGGCGCACCTCGCGGACCGCAAGCAGGACGCACTCCTGCAGCCTCAGCAGCGACGGGGGCGGCGGCGCGGGCCAGAGGCGTTCGGGGCGCCGGGCCGAGGCGACGACGAGGAGATCGCCGCAGCGTCCCGCCGCCCGGCGAGCGTTGCGTATGGCTTCGGCGATGGCTGCTTCCTGTGGCCCGGTCCCGGTGACCGTCACGACCTCGTCGTGTGCGGTGCCGGGATCGGTACTGACGATCCGGGCGCCGTGCCGGCGGGCCAGAAGCGTCAGTGACAGGGCCAGGGGGGCCGAGTCGACCAGGATCAGCGTGCCGGGACGGATCGCGGAGTCCGCCGCCGCACCGGGTGACGACGGCTCGATCGGGACGGCGTCGCGGCGTCGGTAGGCGATGACGGAGCGAGACAGGGAAGTCGGCCCGGGGCCGGGCCCGGCGGGTGTCATGCCCTCTGGGGCCTGGGCCACTTCCGCGTGTTTCGCGCCCGGGGTTGCCTCTTCGCGCGCGGTACCGGGTTTCTCTTCTCCCGCGATCGGCGGCATTTCGTTCCGTGCTGCCGGCGGTACGTCGTCGCGGACGGCAGGATTCGGCGTTTCCTGTACAGGAATGGGCCGTTCCATCGGCGCGGCCGCGAACGCGAAAGCCTCATCCGGTACGGCCGGATCCCGAGCGGACGTGGGCACCGGCATGGGGGTCACCACGACGCACGGCCCCGGGTCCCGGTTGCGTACGGCGGCGGTTGGCAGGCCTGAGTACACCGCGCGCAGGACGGCGAGGGCGCCCTCCGCGCCCTGGTAGTCGGGCGTGTCCTCGGAGAGACCGATCTCCGGGACCTCGTCACGGGCTGTGCCGGCGGTGCCTGGGGCCTCGGTCCGCAGTTCGGCGAGTACGGGCCAACCGTGCTGCTCGGTCCGCGACTTGCGGGTGAGCACCAGCAGGACGGCGCCCTCCGCCAGCTGCCCTGCCCGGCTGCCGGTCAGCGCCTCGGCCAGCGGGCCGGTGTGGCCGGCGGTGCCCAGCACCAGGGCTATGTCCAGCTCCCCGGAGGCGAGGTAGCGGCAGGCCGTGTGCAGGGCGGCCTGGGTGGAGGAGCGCCCGGTATCGAGGGCGAGTGCCATGCCGTGCAGCTGGTGCCGGTTGGCGATCTGACAGGAGATCATGTTGGCGAGCTGCCCCGGCATGCTCGCGTCGTTCGCCGCGGGCAGCCGCGCGCGCAACCGGTCCAGGTACCCGCGCAGCCGATCGCCGCTCCCGGTTCCGCACGCGGCGTCGGCCGCTGCCAGCAGGTCGTCGGCGGCGACGCGGACGGTGTACTCGGTCATAGCACGGGTCGGCCCGGTGTGGCCGGTGAACACCCCGGTGGTGTCCCGGTACGGCTCCCACAACTCACCGTGCCCGTCGGCGAACCTTGCCGCGGCCGAGATCGCCATCAGATGCGTACGGTCGATGCTGCGCGCGCTGACCGGGGGCATCCGCAACTGCCGGAAAGGCGGCAGCGGATACTCCTCGCCGAAGACGGCGGCGGGCGCGGGCCCCCGGCCACGCAGCCAGTCCACGATGTGCTGGTCGGACGGCTCACCGGGCAGGTGAGCACTCCAGCCCACGAGGACCGCCGGATCGGCGGTGGTTTGGTGGCGGTCTTCCTGGCTCTCCCCGTATCCCGCGCTGGCGTGCGGTACGGGACCGTACGCCGCCTCGGGGCCGTGCACGACGAGGTGGGCGTTTCCGCCACCGAGGCCGTAGGCGCAGATGCCGGCCGTACGGATGCGGCCGGCACGCGACAGCCAGGGGGTGTCGGCGATCGGAACCGTGAGGTTTCCGGCGCGCAAGCCGTCCGGCAGGCGGGAGAAGTAGCGCTCCGCGGGGATGCTTCCGTGCCGCAGCGCGAGCAGGACGTGGACGAGGGAGACCGCGCCCGCAGCCCAGGCGCCGTGCCCCACCAGCGGCTTGTTCGAGGTGATCAGATGGTGGGCGTCTCCGGCGAGTTCGGCGAGCCCTTCGAGTTCGGCGGTGTCGCCGACCCGGGTGCCGGTGCCGTGCCCCACGATCCAGTCGATGTCGGCGGGTTTCGAGCCGCCCACACTGCGGGCACGCAGCACCGACAGCTTCTGCCCCTCCGGGTCGGGCGCCACCACGCTTCCACTTCCGTCGACGGAGGCCCCGAAGCCGCCGAGCAGGCCGAGGATCTCGTCGCCGTCCGCCAGAGCCCGGTCGAGACGCTTGAGCGCGACGACGGCGGCTGCGTCGGAGAAGAGGACTCCGTCGGCGTCCGCGTCGAACGCCCGTACCTGGCCGCTGCGGGAGAACCCCTGCGCCTTGGAGAACAGCACGAGGTCGCGGCGGGGCCCGGTGTTCGCACCGCCGCACAGCACCAGGTCCCGTTCCCCGGCCAACAGGCTCTTGACCGCCAGATCGACGGCGTACAGGGAGGAGGAGCAGGCGGCATCGACCGCCTGGAACTCGCTGCCCTCGGGCAGCAACCCGGCGCCCGCGTCCCGGATCATCTGGTCGGCGAAGGCCGCACGGGGGTGTTCCGGAGAGTGCGGGTAGCGGGTGGTGAGCAGTTCGCGCAGGGGCCGCGCCTCGTCCTCGGTGTCCGCGACGGCGTCGGCCGTCGCCCGCAGGGTGGCCTCTTCGAGGGCGAGGCTTCCGGGCGGCACAGCGATGTAGGCGCCCATCCGGTACGAATCTTCGCGGGCGACTCCGTCCAGCGCCTGGCGCAGGCAGCGGCGCAGCATCAGACCGGTGCCGTCCGGTCGGACGGCGGTGCCTTCGTCGTCCGGGTGTACGGGTACGGCGTGCGGATATCCCGCAGCCCGGATGTACGACTTGTCCTCGGCCTTGTCGTCGGGGGAGTACCAGTGCTCCAAGGAGAAGTGGCTGGGTTCGCCGAACGTGTTCTGGTCCTGGTTGAGGACGTCCCAGAACTGCCCTGGACTGCCGGCGCCGGGGACAACGATCCCCATGCCCACCACCGCGACCGCCTGGGACGCCTCGGAGGGGCCTGCCTCTGCCGGGGGCGGGGCGGGTTCCGGCGCGGGAGTGAGGAGCGCGATGGCGTCGGCCAGGAGGGTGGCGAACCCGCGGTCACCCGCACCGGCGCAGGCCGCCATGACCGTCTCCGTGCGCACCCGCAGCGGTATCGCACTCCCGGCACCGGCGACGGTTATGTCGACCAGGGTTCCGGCGACCTCGGCCATGAGCGGTGCAGCGGCCTCGTGGCACCAGCGCACCCAGTCGGCAGGGGAATTGGCACCGTCTCGCGATGCCCCGTCAGACGCACCGCCGCCGACGCAGGTGACCAGCCCATCCAGGCGGCGGCCCGACTCGGCGACGGCGCCGAAGGCCGCGCGCACGCCGCTCCTGGTCCGGCCCATGCCTCCTGCACACTGGCCCGATCCGCCCTCGGCGTGCACCTTGGCGAGGATCTGCTCGCCGTCCTCCCGACCACCGCCGCCGTACGCCACGACGACATGGGCACCGCGTCGCGCGCATCCGAGGGCGACGGCTCGCACGATGCCGTACCCCTCACCCACGACCATGACGGTCCGGCCGGCGAGGGTCCCGCTCATGTGGTGCCGCCACGTGCTTCGGAGTCCTGGCCGTCGGCGGCGAGCAGGATCATGAGATCGGCGAGCTTGGGCAGCGTGTTGTAGTCGCGTATACGGAAGTCCGCGGGCGGGGTCGGCAGGTTGTACCGGTCGAGCAACGCGACCAGCAGCTCGGTCTTCTTGACCGAGGCGATGCCGAGGTCGGCTTCCAGATGGGCGTTGTCGGTGAAGACGTCCTCCGGATAGCCCAGGGCCTCGGCGAACGTCGAGCGCAACTCGGCGACAAGCGCACCGTATTCAGGCAGAGCGCCAGAGGAGGCGGGGGCGGAATCTGCCGGGGCCGGTTCCCCGAGGGAAAGGGACTGCTGAGTGGCACCCGCCGCCTGAGCAGGGGCGGCTTCCCGGAGGGACACGGCCCCCGGTGCGGGAGCGGGTGCCGGCACGGAGCGGGCGGCGACCGGTGCAGGGTCCTCGGCGGCCACCGGGCGCGGGGAGGTGACCGCAGTCCGCCGAGCGGGAGCCGCGGCGGCGGCCGGCGGCGCGTCCGGCGCCAAGTGGCGGCCGGAGTGCAGCAGCGCGTCCAGGATCTTCAGTCCGTCCGTGCTCCCCGGCGGCGGGCCGATCAACTCGGCGTCCGGCGGCAGGCATTCGACGGCGCACTGGGTCAGCAGCGGCCGGGGCCCCGCCTCCAGGAAGACGCCCACCTGGTGATGGGCGTGCAACTCCCGTATCGCCCGCAGATAGTTGACCGGGTCGCTCAGATGCCGGTTGATGACGCGCCGTACGTCCTTGACCGTGCGTACCGGGCGTCCCAGCAGCGGGGAGAAGACACGGATGCGCGGTTCCTCAACCCGGTAGGAGGCCGTGGCCTCGGCCACCTGCCGGGCCGCCCCGGCCAGCAGGGGATTGTGATGCGGGTACACCACGAGCAGCCGGGTGGCCTGGATGCCCAGCGCACGCGCCGCCTTCTCCAGGCGGGCGAGCTCTTCGGCGTTGCCGGACACCACGGTCTGCTGGGGCGCGTTGAACAGCGAGGGCTGCAGCGACCAGCCGCCGACGGCCCCGCATAGATGCCCGGCCCGCTGCGCGCCGACCCGCAGAGCCGTGAGCCCGCCAGCGAAGTCACCCTCTGCCAGGGCGATTTCACGCTCGCAGAGCACACGGGCGGCGTCGTACGCGGACAGACAGCCGGCTGCGGCCAGTGCGGTGAGTTCCCCGGTGCTGTGGCCGATCAGAACGTCACCAGGACGGCCGTGCGCTGCCAGTTCCCCGTACAGGGCGAGCCCTGTGGCCAGCGAGGCCAGGTGCAGCCGGACGGGAGTCTGGGCAAGTTCCTCGATCTCCGGCCCGTCGGGGTCGGTGAGCGGGACGGACACCGGCGGAAGCCCGTAGGCACGAGCCGCCCGGTCCACCTCGCGCAGCAACTCGGACACCGGGTGCTCGGTTGCGGCCAGATGCTGCAAGGTCCCGGCCGCGTAGCCGCCGAGCCCCGGCAACTGTATCGCCGTGTGTGCCATGGGGGCGCCTCCATAAATGAGGGGCTACAGAAGACAGGGAAATGTCGAAACGTTTCTGCACTCCCGGCCGAACCAGGCAATAGCGCGCGGCGTGATCGAGTCAATAGCATTGAGAGGCAATGGTGCACTTTCGTGCGATCTCGGCACACGGAATGTACCGACGTGATAGTTTCGGAGGTTCTTTTTCCCTGCGCGTCGGGGAGTTTGCGACAATTTGCACTGACTGTACCTCCCGCTTCGGGTGGATGGCGCTCTCTAGTCGATCACCTTGATGTCATGTGTCGATCAATCACTGGGGAGGGGTCCGTGCGGAATCCATTGGGTTTCCTGCCTTGTTCTTGATTGTTCGGCCTGTCCGGTCCATAGGATTGCATGTTGCGGAATCATGGAGGCGGCCGGAACGTCGTTGCTTCTGTGCAGGACGGCGTCAAATCGGCGTCAAAATCCGATCAAGGAAATCCGGCGAGAAGTTCCGTAACTGATGTGCGTCGGAAAGTGAGGTGGTCGTGCGCAACATCTCGGTAATGGAATTCCCGGGATACGGTGGCTATGTGCCCGGCGCGCTCCGGGGCCTGCCCGGTCGAGTGCCGGAGGTGCGGGCGGTCCTGGACGAGACCGACGCCGCCCTGCGGACGTACGGGCACGGACCGCTGTCCGGTGTGCTCACCGACTCACAGGGGCCGGCCTTCGAGGACCTTGCTCGCTCGACCGTGCTCATGCACGTCGCCACGTTCGCCGTCTCCACGGCGCTGTTCGCTGCCCTGCGCGCCAGGGGGGTAACCGGTGACATCCTTCTCGGCCACAGCGAGGGGGAGTACACGGCCCTGGCGGCGGCGGGCTGCTTGTCCGTCTACGACACGGTGCGCCTGCTGTGCGAACGCGAGGAGGCCATCGAGGAACTGGGAGAAGGAGTCGGCGGCGGCCTGACCGTGCTGATGGCGGACGCTTGGCGCGCCGCCGATCTGTGCCGGGCGGCGGGCGGTCGCACGCTGCGGCTCTCCGTCTTCAACTCTCCCGGGCAGACCGTTGTTTCGGGCCATACCCGGGACTTGGAAGCGCTGGAATCCCTTGCGCGGGCCATGCGCCTGCGGGTGACACGGCTCCTGGTGCCGCACCCGCATCACAACCCGATGCTGGCCCGGGCCGGCCGCCGACTGGCCGCCGTCATGGAGGACTTCACGGTCCACGCCCCGAACACCCGCCTGTTCTCCCCTGTCGCCCTGCGCTTCGTACGGGACGAGCGCGACGCGCGGACGACCATCGTGCAGAGCCTGACCGACCCCGTGCATCACGTCGAGGCGGTACGGATCCTCCATGATGACGAGGAGGCCGGAACATTCATCGAGGTCGGAGTGCGCCCGATGCTCGCCGGGCTCACCGCTGACTGCCTCCCCCGTGGCGTCAAGGTGGTGGGCCCGCCCTACGGGGCGCAGGACGCCAGGCAGGTCCTGGACGCACTGACTGTCGCGCACCAAGCGCCGGGTATTGGCCTGGTCCAGTGGGAAACTCCTGGTTCCTCGCCTACGCGACCGCGAACCTCATCATGACCAACAACCCCGGCCCGCTCCCCACCGGCATGCCCAGCGCCCTCTGGCCCGCACAGCCCCTGAACGCCAGGGAGTGTCTCTCGGCTGGGGCCTCAACGGAGCAGGGTGCAGATCTTGTCAGGGTGCCTCGTTGGGGTGATTCGCAGGAGTTTGACGTTCTCTGGGCCGGACGCCGCCCTCGCCCGGCTGACCAAGAACGTGGAGGCGCTGCGCAACGAAGGGCCACGGAGTTCCGGACAGGGACCCAACAGGGTTGTCCTGGACGGGAAATGAGGAAGAAGTGGCGCCACCCAGTAAAAGGGCGTTTTGTCCTGGCGATGGTGTTTGGTTCGAAGTCAGGTGTCGCGCCAGTTCAGGGTGGATTCGCGGGTGAGGCGTCTGCTTATGACGTCGATCATGGCGAGGCGGATCATGGCTTCGGAGCGGTGCGGGTGTGTCTCGTAGTCGTTGGCGAGGCGGCGGTGGTGCATGAGCCGGCCGAAGGTCCTCTCCACCACCCAGCGTCGCGGGATCACCTTGAAGCCCTTCGCGGTGGGATCCCGGTGGACGGCTTCGACGTCGATGCCCAGGCGACACCCCGGACCTGATCGGCTCCGCGGTCGCCGCCACGCTCGCCGAGCACTCCGGCGATGTGGAAGCCGCGACCAAGGCACGGGTGAAGCGGGCGATCCCGGACGCGATGGCGCTGCTGGACCACAGCCGCAAGGGCAACCGCGACGACGTGGTCGCCCACCCCTGGCTGCCCGACGTCCTGCGCAAGCAGTCCTCCCACGGCACGGACCAGATCTGCGAGGCCCGCCCCAAGTGGGCCAGGCCCGAACTGCCGCCCGGCGAGCACGAGGTCACCGCGCTCGACATCAACGGCGCCTATTTGAGCGCGCTCAAGACCCATCTGCCGCTTGGCCAGCTGGAGCACTCCACCGGCAACCACCACGGCCGCCGCCGAGCCGGCGTCCACCTGATCACCCCGCCCGACTGGGACCACGACGACTACCTTCCGAACCCGATCGGCAGCCGGGACGAGCCGGGCCCGCTGTGGGTGACCGAACCGACCCTGCGCCTGCTGCTTCGGATTTCGGGACCCAAGTACGGCCTGTGCGACCCGCCGGAGGTCCACGAGTGGTGGACCTCCGGTGCCACGGAGGGCCTACTGGAGAAGTTCCGGGTCGCCCTGAAGGACGCTCGGGACCGGGTGATCGCCGAGGACGACGACGTGACGCTGGAGTACGCCAAGCAGATGTACTCCAAGTTCGTCTCCACGCTGGGGGAGTCGAACTACAACCGGGAGCTGTACCGCACCGACTGGATGCACCTCATCCGCTCCCAGGTCTTCGCCAACCTGTGGTGGAAGGCCCACCGCGCCTACGACCAAGGCCTGATGGTCGTCCGCGCCATGGGCACCGACGAGCTCGCACGCCGCCGCGAGGCGTTCCTG containing:
- a CDS encoding NAD(P)/FAD-dependent oxidoreductase — protein: MTAQVIVLGCGIAGLTAAAALASHGAQVTVLDRDRPPAGPAPRAGVPQGRHLHGLLSSGAEAMDALLPGTMDALYSLGAHRIGLPHQTQIYGPHGWMHPFPSRHYIVGATRPLVEHTLRTRLTPQVRFLPATEAVGLLGSAGRVTGVLTRSRPDGAESTLAATLVVDATGRSTRTPRWLTGLGLPPVHTTVVDSQLAYASRLLRPTAAQPLPDCVTVQPDPRCGEPGRGGFFLRVENGCWMVTLSGTRGAHPPTDDAGFRRFAASLRHPLIAELLDRTEPAGRTVVHRNTANRRHHYDRAPAWPAGLLVIGDAATTFNPLYGQGMSVAAHSALALRQALRTTGLSALTSSTDCHRIQRTVCRTADLPWLLCSTEDIRYPGATGPRPGPAVRLAQYAADRLRTAATTRPAASAAFFAAVALSAPAHRLATPAALWDVLLGPGAPPRHHPVPEPHPDHAPRSAAREQP
- a CDS encoding SDR family NAD(P)-dependent oxidoreductase → MSGTLAGRTVMVVGEGYGIVRAVALGCARRGAHVVVAYGGGGREDGEQILAKVHAEGGSGQCAGGMGRTRSGVRAAFGAVAESGRRLDGLVTCVGGGASDGASRDGANSPADWVRWCHEAAAPLMAEVAGTLVDITVAGAGSAIPLRVRTETVMAACAGAGDRGFATLLADAIALLTPAPEPAPPPAEAGPSEASQAVAVVGMGIVVPGAGSPGQFWDVLNQDQNTFGEPSHFSLEHWYSPDDKAEDKSYIRAAGYPHAVPVHPDDEGTAVRPDGTGLMLRRCLRQALDGVAREDSYRMGAYIAVPPGSLALEEATLRATADAVADTEDEARPLRELLTTRYPHSPEHPRAAFADQMIRDAGAGLLPEGSEFQAVDAACSSSLYAVDLAVKSLLAGERDLVLCGGANTGPRRDLVLFSKAQGFSRSGQVRAFDADADGVLFSDAAAVVALKRLDRALADGDEILGLLGGFGASVDGSGSVVAPDPEGQKLSVLRARSVGGSKPADIDWIVGHGTGTRVGDTAELEGLAELAGDAHHLITSNKPLVGHGAWAAGAVSLVHVLLALRHGSIPAERYFSRLPDGLRAGNLTVPIADTPWLSRAGRIRTAGICAYGLGGGNAHLVVHGPEAAYGPVPHASAGYGESQEDRHQTTADPAVLVGWSAHLPGEPSDQHIVDWLRGRGPAPAAVFGEEYPLPPFRQLRMPPVSARSIDRTHLMAISAAARFADGHGELWEPYRDTTGVFTGHTGPTRAMTEYTVRVAADDLLAAADAACGTGSGDRLRGYLDRLRARLPAANDASMPGQLANMISCQIANRHQLHGMALALDTGRSSTQAALHTACRYLASGELDIALVLGTAGHTGPLAEALTGSRAGQLAEGAVLLVLTRKSRTEQHGWPVLAELRTEAPGTAGTARDEVPEIGLSEDTPDYQGAEGALAVLRAVYSGLPTAAVRNRDPGPCVVVTPMPVPTSARDPAVPDEAFAFAAAPMERPIPVQETPNPAVRDDVPPAARNEMPPIAGEEKPGTAREEATPGAKHAEVAQAPEGMTPAGPGPGPTSLSRSVIAYRRRDAVPIEPSSPGAAADSAIRPGTLILVDSAPLALSLTLLARRHGARIVSTDPGTAHDEVVTVTGTGPQEAAIAEAIRNARRAAGRCGDLLVVASARRPERLWPAPPPPSLLRLQECVLLAVREVRPDAAGSVAALLLDPLRGHTTHPHLTLLTGFLRSLALELKCPVCAVVSDAGLESGLAQVAAERTARRDRTVVQYRQGLRYAEAVCDAPLPADRRTATPPLDRNSVVVATGGARGATAACLLALAGLARPRIWLLGTTPEGDVPGELLDTPDDRLTEARRAWLARELRTGAGLPVGSLNRRFNALLRSREIQLTLRTLRTLCGVDRVHYLVCDLRDRDQVVRAARRVHEQDGRVDLLIHGAGQIRSAAAADKTLDDFRAVRDTKVAGYHHLKEAFADPAPRLWCSFGSASGLTGYAGDTDYAAANEYLLAAARAEQQGPGGEDTTQEVTIGWGLWRDTGMVKDLAGGIARRLGTDGMSNAEGAAAFLAELAFPRPLDPAPLLGQAWSTGGATGFAPDPSLEGGLLGPPDQVTATDARWIWRPDPRRDTYLAEHLVDGRPLLPAVMMLALAAEAARQLLPGTDVTGFRDVIIEEPFYTAPKSAEAVCHITADVTGTGRVRVELRSDLVARTGRILRQGRPHCRVGVVLGERPSPPPLPAPPPQPPMEECPTARPDCSVQLSGVWRTNLRPCAGPEGSEALWLPRLESDGIFSRIAVPALLIDSTARLFRYPPQPEGDHVMGVPVAIARIDLFTGSTDTELVRDHPEGLHLWFRTEDDRAVAATRNGEVQLAVTGVEMHVTDQLPAAVHYPEWRP
- a CDS encoding acyl-CoA thioesterase, whose translation is MTHLNDVTRRSGTTTGTGSRTGTPERWFTLEHTVTAGDTSAVGPVYYARLIDWQGRCREQAGILTAPMFSSDISGDYAMLTQSCSCEYLKELWYGDRVAIRITVPWARMHLMKAEFEYHRITEPGQEDGELVARGEQMWASAHRRGDHYEPGPWPAEIIQSAVTLGADISRAQIEDQP
- a CDS encoding 4'-phosphopantetheinyl transferase family protein — translated: MTRPAPAPIADVFWLSLDRPTDRWWPLLDAAEQQRARALPTALLRRRFVVRRALIKQTPAHRTGLPVREVTITTDRYGRPELAGHPHTRFSISHSGPLAALAVTGDGSPVGVDAECLRADRATGRMLRYALTPRERAAVTEFAPRERPLAFHAVGTAKEAVAKATGRALARCFTEVDIALATSADGPCRMYGPCLAYDLTAPPAAWPVTRPVPHRTGYATALVTLPAPGETP